From Mucilaginibacter gotjawali:
CTTGGCTTTAACTCCATCAGGCTCCGTGCCTGGGTAAACCCCTCCGACGGCTGGTGCAATACCGCCGATGTAGTGGCCAAAGCAATCCGTGCTAAAAATGCAGGGATGAAAATAATGATCGACTTTCATTATAGCGATGTTTGGGCCGATCCGGGCCACCAGGCAAAACCTGCTGCCTGGGCTTCATTGGATTTTCCAACTTTGGTAACCACCTTATCTACCTACACTACAAGCGTGATGACAACATTAAAAAATAACGGCATTACGCCTGATTGGGTACAAATTGGTAACGAAACCAATGACGGCATGCTTTGGGAAGATGGCAGGGCATCAACCCATATGACAAATTTTGCCGCATTGATAAAAAGCGGGTACCAGGCAGTTAAATCAGTAAGTGCTGCAACCAAAGTAATCGTACATATATCAAACGGGTACGATAATACCATGTTTCGCTGGATGTTTGACGGGCTGAAAGCCAACGGGGCCACATGGGATATTATAGGTATGTCGCTTTATCCCTCAACAACAAACTATACCACCCTGGATACCCAGTGCCTGGCAAACATAAACGATATGGTAACCAGGTATTCAACACCCTGTATGGTGGTTGAAGTGGGTATGCAGGCTTCGGACGCATCAGACTGCAGGGCGTTTTTAACAGATATCATCACCAAAGTAAACGCTGTATCCGGTGGAAACGGCCTGGGGGTATTTTACTGGGAACCGGAAGCTTACAACAATGGTTACGGCTTAGGCGCTTTTGACAGCACCGGGAAACCTACCGAAGCATTGGATGCCTTTGGTGGAAATTAAGGTTTGTACCGGGGATTATAAATATTTAATTGGGATAATCTTATACCGCAGTAGCGATCGTTAATATGAGAAATATGGTAAAACATACAAAAAACACAAACGAGTAACTTAATGACATCCCGATCATCTTTGTGATTGTTCTCCATCTGCTGCGATGGTATACTACCCTTAATGATTTATAAATATACCAGGTAATTGCTATTACAGCGCCGAATGCCAGCCAGCCTGATACCACATCCCAGCTTTCGGGAATGATAAACTTCAGTATCATTAATATAGTAAGGAACAGGAAAATAAAACAATGCAGATGGAAGCTATAGATCAGGTGTTCTACATAAAACTTCTTATTGCGGTAAAAAGTTATTCTTAAAATAAGCGCAAACAGCGGCAGGAGTAAAAACATCACTTTCGGGAAGTTATGCTTTAAGCCCTCTTCAACAACCTCCTTTATATTTATTTTTTGCTTGTTGATAGCGTAAGCTTTTTGGTTATAATATCTTTCAAACCAGCCATCGCGTTTTGCTGCAGGCATTTTATGCTGATTTAATGTGTATTGCTCAAAGCTCGTATCAATTGCTGTGGGAGCAAACATATGGGGATCGGCTTTCTCCTTTTTGATCCGGTCACGCGCCATCTTTGAAGTGTCTTTAACAACCTTATTATTTATCACTTTATAGCCATTGTCTTTATAAAGGTCGTCGATGGCTTCCTTTTTTGCTTTTGCCGGAATGTACTGGTTTTGTTGAATTTGCTTTACAGCGGCGTTCATTTGCTCCGTTGTCATCTCTTTAAAATCAACTTTAATTACATCACCTCCCTTTTGCTGAAAAAATAACAAAAAATAAACCAGGCTGATGAAAATGTACATCTTAACCGGGTGCAGGTATTGCACCCGTCGGCCGGCCATATATTCATTAGTTAGAAAGCCGGGCTTAAAGAGCAGCGGTTTCAGCGTATGAAAA
This genomic window contains:
- a CDS encoding glycoside hydrolase family 53 protein, coding for MKKVLSAYCLVLLLSVLSCSNKSEPPTPTPTPAYTPPVVSASFAKGADISWVTQFESTGVKFYDKNGNQQELFALMKSLGFNSIRLRAWVNPSDGWCNTADVVAKAIRAKNAGMKIMIDFHYSDVWADPGHQAKPAAWASLDFPTLVTTLSTYTTSVMTTLKNNGITPDWVQIGNETNDGMLWEDGRASTHMTNFAALIKSGYQAVKSVSAATKVIVHISNGYDNTMFRWMFDGLKANGATWDIIGMSLYPSTTNYTTLDTQCLANINDMVTRYSTPCMVVEVGMQASDASDCRAFLTDIITKVNAVSGGNGLGVFYWEPEAYNNGYGLGAFDSTGKPTEALDAFGGN
- a CDS encoding DUF3667 domain-containing protein; amino-acid sequence: MKKHYRHENNCLNCGTTLEGKYCHNCGQENLEIKESFGHMMNHAISDYFHFDHQFFHTLKPLLFKPGFLTNEYMAGRRVQYLHPVKMYIFISLVYFLLFFQQKGGDVIKVDFKEMTTEQMNAAVKQIQQNQYIPAKAKKEAIDDLYKDNGYKVINNKVVKDTSKMARDRIKKEKADPHMFAPTAIDTSFEQYTLNQHKMPAAKRDGWFERYYNQKAYAINKQKINIKEVVEEGLKHNFPKVMFLLLPLFALILRITFYRNKKFYVEHLIYSFHLHCFIFLFLTILMILKFIIPESWDVVSGWLAFGAVIAITWYIYKSLRVVYHRSRWRTITKMIGMSLSYSFVFFVCFTIFLILTIATAV